The following are from one region of the Heliangelus exortis chromosome 2, bHelExo1.hap1, whole genome shotgun sequence genome:
- the LOC139793600 gene encoding lymphocyte antigen 6E-like, whose translation MKTSLLVVLLIALCTEKAFSLTCFTCKDASSNIHCLSTTKCSDHEKYCLTTYSTTGTGSDRNQRITKKCSAFCPTIDLNIGIAGVATSCCDTSLCNISGASSVKTSYTMIALGVLASLACILRLGF comes from the exons ATGAAGACTTCTCTTCTTGTCGTGCTCCTCATAGCCCTGTGCACAGAGAAGG CTTTCTCTTTGACGTGCTTCACGTGCAAGGATGCATCCTCCAACATCCACTGCCTGAGCACAACCAAATGCTCTGACCACGAGAAGTACTGCCTCACAACCTATTCCACCACGGGCACGG GCAGTGACCGTAACCAGCGTATAACCAAGAAATGTTCTGCATTTTGCCCAACAATTGACCTGAACATTGGCATAGCTGGTGTTGCCACCAGCTGCTGTGACACGTCTTTGTGCAACATCAGTGGTGCCAGCAGTGTGAAAACCAGTTACACCATGATAGCTCTGGGGGTCTTGGCCAGTCTTGCCTGCATCCTCCGGCTGGGTTTTTAA